Proteins encoded within one genomic window of Brassica rapa cultivar Chiifu-401-42 chromosome A09, CAAS_Brap_v3.01, whole genome shotgun sequence:
- the LOC103842418 gene encoding polyadenylate-binding protein 4 isoform X1, producing MAQAPPPSSSPPATTVASDGLNLGSMCSLYIGDLDFSVTDSQLYDYFTKVCQVVSVRVCRDSATNASLGYGYVNYCNMDDAEKAIKKLNFTHLNGKMIRVTHSTRDNAARRSGVGNLFVKNLDKSVDNKTLHDTFSECGNIVSCKVATDHMGQSRGYGFVQFESEDSAKTATEKLNGRLLNDKEIFVGPFLRKEERESASDKTKFTNVYVKNLSETTTDDELKAAFGEYGGISSAVVMKDGDGKSRCFGFVNFEDAGDAARAVEGLNGKKFDDDKEWYVGKAQKKSEREVELSRRYEQGVRETAGNGFDGLNLYVKNLDETVTDEKLRELFAEFGTITSCKVMRDPSGISKGSGFVALSAASEPSRVLNEMNGKMVSGKPLYVSLAQRKEERRATLQAQFSQMRPAFVPGMSPSVPIFPGGGAPGIGQPMFYGQGPPLIIPHQGGFGYPPQMVPGMRPGFFGPMMQQGPRPGDGPMRHQPQQPMPFMQPQMMPRGRGYRYPPGRNMPEDLMPGGRVPLPFDTNGVPLGQHLDADALSSSLASSLAQASPAQQRTLLGESLYPLVNLIEHVNAAKVTGMLLEMDQTEVLHLLESPEALNAKVSEALDVLRNVNQPSDLLAALTIHDH from the exons atggcTCAGGCTCCTCCTCCTTCGTCTTCTCCTCCTGCTACAACGGTGGCTTCTGATGGACTCAATCTCGGTTCTATGTGCTCTCTCTACATCGGAGATCTGGATTTCAGCGTCACTGATTCTCAGCTCTACGACTATTTCACCAAGGTCTGTCAGGTTGTATCCGTTCGCGTTTGCCGTGACTCAGCAACCAATGCTTCTCTTGGATACGGCTACGTCAACTACTGCAACATGGATGATG CGGAAAAGGCAATCAAGAAGCTTAACTTCACTCATCTCAATGGCAAGATGATCCGTGTTACTCACTCTACTCGTGACAATGCTGCTCGTAGAAGTGGGGTTGGCAACTTGTTCGTCAAGAATCTGGACAAGTCAGTTGACAACAAGACGCTTCACGATACCTTCTCAGAGTGCGGAAACATCGTGTCCTGCAAGGTCGCTACTGACCACATGGGCCAGTCCAGAGGCTACGGTTTCGTGCAGTTCGAGAGCGAGGACTCAGCTAAAACCGCCACCGAGAAGCTCAACGGTAGACTCCTCAACGACAAAGAGATCTTCGTCGGACCGTTTCTCCGGAAGGAGGAGCGTGAGTCTGCTTCCGATAAGACCAAGTTCACCAATGTCTACGTGAAGAATCTCTCGGAGACGACTACTGACGATGAGCTGAAGGCTGCTTTTGGCGAGTACGGTGGGATCTCGAGCGCTGTGGTTATGAAGGACGGAGACGGGAAGTCAAGGTGTTTCGGGTTTGTCAACTTCGAGGATGCTGGAGACGCGGCTCGTGCTGTTGAGGGGCTTAACGGGAAGAAGTTTGATGATGACAAGGAGTGGTATGTTGGTAAAGCTCAGAAGAAGTCCGAGAGGGAAGTTGAGCTGAGCAGAAGGTATGAGCAAGGCGTGAGGGAGACGGCGGGGAACGGATTCGATGGTTTGAATTTGTATGTTAAGAACCTTGACGAGACCGTCACGGATGAGAAGTTGCGTGAGCTGTTTGCTGAGTTTGGTACTATTACTTCCTGCAAG GTTATGAGAGACCCTAGTGGAATTAGCAAAGGATCAGGATTTGTTGCCTTATCTGCTGCCAGTGAACCTTCTAGAGTG CTGAACGAGATGAATGGTAAAATGGTTAGTGGCAAACCGTTGTATGTGTCTCTTGCACAAAGGAAGGAAGAAAGAAGGGCTACCCTGCAG GCACAGTTTTCTCAGATGAGACCTGCCTTTGTCCCTGGGATGAGTCCTAGTGTGCCAATATTCCCAGGTGGTGGTGCTCCAGGTATTGGACAGCCCATGTTCTACGGTCAAGGGCCTCCACTAATCATCCCTCACCAG GGTGGATTCGGATATCCGCCTCAGATGGTTCCTGGAATGAGGCCAGGCTTTTTTGGGCCGATGATGCAGCAAGGCCCACGACCAGGTGATGGGCCCATGCGCCATCAGCCTCAGCAACCAATGCCTTTTATGCAGCCACAG ATGATGCCAAGAGGACGTGGATACCGTTACCCTCCTGGTAGAAACATGCCAGAAGATCTAATGCCAGGAGGAAGGGTTCCATTGCCTTTTGACACTAATGGAGTGCCTCTTGGTCAGCATTTGGACGCCGATGCATTGTCTTCTTCCCTTGCTTCTTCCCTTGCTCAAGCTTCCCCTGCTCAGCAGAGAACT CTTCTGGGTGAGAGTCTGTACCCATTAGTGAACCTGATAGAGCACGTGAACGCTGCCAAAGTGACGGGTATGCTTTTGGAGATGGATCAGACCGAAGTTTTGCATCTGCTCGAGTCACCTGAGGCTCTAAATGCTAAAGTTTCAGAGGCATTGGATGTGTTGAGAAACGTGAATCAGCCAAGTGATCTCTTGGCTGCACTTACCATTCATGATCACTGA
- the LOC103842419 gene encoding PAMP-induced secreted peptide 2-like, protein MMNKVVLSSILFFMLVGSVLVVEARPLGLTKAEEKLVAKFFDGLSLRAIKESGPSSGGEGHKVVDRSEPLVYVKQSGPSPSGPGH, encoded by the coding sequence atgATGAACAAAGTTGTTCTGAGTTCGATTCTGTTTTTCATGTTGGTGGGTTCGGTTCTTGTAGTGGAGGCTCGTCCCTTGGGTTTAACGAAGGCCGAAGAGAAGCTAGTGGCTAAGTTCTTCGATGGTTTATCACTTAGAGCGATCAAGGAATCGGGTCCTAGCTCCGGTGGTGAGGGTCATAAGGTCGTGGATCGCAGTGAGCCGCTTGTATATGTTAAGCAATCCGGTCCCAGCCCGAGCGGACCGGGTCACTAA
- the LOC103842439 gene encoding probable cadmium/zinc-transporting ATPase HMA1, chloroplastic isoform X2, protein MAPFSFFFFFFFFFPLPPDQKCNSGELKSSTMEPTAFTHSSSLTRFPFPLKATLRLNSLLLQPTTLPIHTSPRRSVHLLTKSACENHSHHHHHEHEHDHHHHHHHRHCCSVGQTASNYPQKVLIEFAKAIGWIRLANFLREHLHLCCSSAVLFIAAAACPYLIPKPYIKPLQNSFMIVAFPFVGISASLDAIMDVAGGKVNIHVLMALAAFASVFMGNALEGGLLLSMFNLAHIAEEFFTRRSMVDVKELKESNPETALVIDVDNDNVPNFFDLSYKSVHLHNVEVGSYILVGTVPVDCQVYQGNATITVEHLTGEVKPLEAKAGERVPGGARNLDGRIIVKVMKAWNESTLNRILQLTEEANSNKPKIQRWLDEFGEIYSKVVVVLSVSIAFLGPVFFKWPFLSTIACRGSVYRALGFMMAASPCALAVAPLAYATAISSCARKGILLKGGQVLDALASCHTIGFDKTGTLTTGGLTCKAIEPIYGHEEGNNASVTPCCIPNCEKEALAVVAAMEKGTTHPIGRAMVDHSIGKDLPSVSVESFEYFPGRGLTATVNCVQSVTEDSKVQKASLGSVEFITSLFKSQDESRKIKDAVNSSSYGNDFVHALLSLDQKVTLIHLEDQPRPEVPKVIAELKSWGRLRIMMLTGDHESSAWRVANAVGIDEVYCNLKPEDKLNHVKNISRDSGGGLIMVGEGINDGPALAAATVGFVLAQRASGTAIAVADVLLLRDNITGVPFCIAKSRQTTSLVKQNVAIALTSILLAALPSVLGYLPLWLTVLLHEGGTLLVCLNSIRGLNDPS, encoded by the exons ATGGCtcccttctctttcttcttcttcttctttttcttctttccccTCCCACCAGATCAGAAGTGCAACAGCGGTGAGCTCAAATCCTCGACTATGGAACCAACTGCTTTTACACATTCCTCTTCTCTCACTAGATTCCCTTTCCCTCTCAAAGCCACTCTCCGTCTCAACTCCTTACTTCTTCAACCTACCACTCTTCCCATTCACACCTCTCCCCGCCGATCAGTTCATCTACTGACCAAATCAGCCTGCGAAAACCACAGTCACCATCACCACCACGAGCACGAGCACGAtcatcaccaccaccatcatcacCGACATTGTTGTTCCGTGGGACAAACGGCATCGAACTATCCTCAGAAAGTGCTGATCGAGTTCGCTAAGGCTATTGGATGGATTCGATTAGCCAACTTCCTCAGAGAACACCTCCACTTGTGCTGCTCCTCAGCCGTGCTCTTCATTGCCGCCGCGGCTTGCCCTTACTTGATTCCTAAGCCTTACATCAAACCTCTTCAGAACTCCTTCATGATTGTTGCTTTCCCTTTCGTTGGA ATCTCAGCATCACTTGACGCAATTATGGATGTAGCTGGAGGAAAAGTGAACATCCATGTTCTAATGGCATTAGCAGCTTTTGCATCTGTGTTTATGGGAAACGCGTTGGAAGGAGGATTGCTTCTTTCCATGTTCAATCTTGCTCATATTG CTGAGGAATTCTTTACTAGGCGTTCCATGGTCGATGTTAAAGAGTTAAAGGAGAGTAATCCAGAGACTGCACTGGTGATTGATGTGGATAATGACAATGTACCAAACTTCTTTGATTTGTCATACAAAAGCGTCCATTTGCACAATGTAGAAGTTGGATCCTATATATTAGTAGGAACTG TGCCTGTGGATTGCCAAGTCTATCAAGGTAATGCAACTATAACGGTTGAGCACTTGACTGGTGAGGTGAAGCCATTGGAAGCAAAAGCTGGAGAGAGAGTGCCTGGTGGTGCGAGGAATTTGGATGGAAGAATTATTGTGAAG GTTATGAAGGCATGGAATGAGTCGACACTAAATAGGATTCTACAGTTGACTGAGGAAGCAAACTCTAATAAACCCAAAATTCAGAGATGGCTGGATGAGTTTGGTGAGATTTACAGCAAGGTGGTGGTTGTTTTATCAGTATCTATTGCCTTCCTTGGTCCAGTTTTTTTCAAATGGCCCTTTCTCAGCACCATAG CATGTAGAGGATCTGTTTACAGAGCATTAGGATTTATGATGGCGGCATCACCGTGTGCCTTGGCAGTTGCTCCATTAGCTTATGCTACTGCTATTAGCTCATGTGCCAGAAAG GGAATATTGCTGAAAGGTGGACAGGTACTGGATGCTTTAGCTTCTTGCCATACTATTGGCTTTGACAAAACCGGGACCTTGACAACCGGTGGCCTTACATGCAAAGCAATTGAACCCATTTATGGGCATGAAGAAGGAAATAATGCAAGTGTAACACCCTGTTGTATCCCAAATTGTGAAAAAGAAGCATTAGCCGTTGTAGCTGCTATGGAAAAAGGTACAACGCATCCTATTGGAAG AGCCATGGTAGACCACAGTATTGGCAAGGACCTGCCTTCTGTATCTGTTGAAAGCTTTGAGTATTTTCCTGGCAGAGGCCTTACTGCTACAGTTAACTGTGTTCAG TCGGTAACTGAAGACAGTAAAGTGCAGAAAGCGTCACTTGGTTCTGTAGAATTCATCACTTCACTCTTCAAATCGCAAGACGAGTCTAGGAAGATCAAGGATGCTGTAAACTCATCTTCGTACGGAAATGACTTTGTTCATGCCCTTCTTTCGCTTGATCAAAAG GTAACATTGATTCACCTCGAGGATCAGCCTCGTCCAGAGGTACCAAAAGTTATAGCAGAACTAAAAAGCTGGGGTAGGCTTAGGATAATGATGTTAACCGGAGACCATGAGTCAAGTGCTTGGCGAGTTGCAAATGCTGTGGGTATTGATGAAGTCTATTGTAACCTAAAACCAGAAGACAAACTTAATCATGTCAAAAACATCTCAAGAGATTCAG GTGGAGGATTAATCATGGTGGGAGAAGGCATTAACGATGGTCCAGCTTTAGCAGCTGCAACTGTAGGGTTTGTTCTTGCTCAACGTGCAAGTGGCACGGCTATAGCGGTTGCTGATGTCTTACTGCTTCGAGACAACATCACTGGTGTTCCCTTCTGTATTGCAAAATCCCGTCAAACAACATCACTG GTTAAGCAAAACGTGGCTATTGCGTTAACCTCGATACTCTTGGCCGCTCTCCCATCAGTTCTCGGATATCTTCCTTTATGGTTAACG GTGCTGTTGCATGAAGGTGGAACGCTTCTTGTTTGCCTTAACTCGATACGCGGTTTAAACGATCCATCATGA
- the LOC103842439 gene encoding probable cadmium/zinc-transporting ATPase HMA1, chloroplastic isoform X1 yields MAPFSFFFFFFFFFPLPPDQKCNSGELKSSTMEPTAFTHSSSLTRFPFPLKATLRLNSLLLQPTTLPIHTSPRRSVHLLTKSACENHSHHHHHEHEHDHHHHHHHRHCCSVGQTASNYPQKVLIEFAKAIGWIRLANFLREHLHLCCSSAVLFIAAAACPYLIPKPYIKPLQNSFMIVAFPFVGISASLDAIMDVAGGKVNIHVLMALAAFASVFMGNALEGGLLLSMFNLAHIAEEFFTRRSMVDVKELKESNPETALVIDVDNDNVPNFFDLSYKSVHLHNVEVGSYILVGTGEIVPVDCQVYQGNATITVEHLTGEVKPLEAKAGERVPGGARNLDGRIIVKVMKAWNESTLNRILQLTEEANSNKPKIQRWLDEFGEIYSKVVVVLSVSIAFLGPVFFKWPFLSTIACRGSVYRALGFMMAASPCALAVAPLAYATAISSCARKGILLKGGQVLDALASCHTIGFDKTGTLTTGGLTCKAIEPIYGHEEGNNASVTPCCIPNCEKEALAVVAAMEKGTTHPIGRAMVDHSIGKDLPSVSVESFEYFPGRGLTATVNCVQSVTEDSKVQKASLGSVEFITSLFKSQDESRKIKDAVNSSSYGNDFVHALLSLDQKVTLIHLEDQPRPEVPKVIAELKSWGRLRIMMLTGDHESSAWRVANAVGIDEVYCNLKPEDKLNHVKNISRDSGGGLIMVGEGINDGPALAAATVGFVLAQRASGTAIAVADVLLLRDNITGVPFCIAKSRQTTSLVKQNVAIALTSILLAALPSVLGYLPLWLTVLLHEGGTLLVCLNSIRGLNDPS; encoded by the exons ATGGCtcccttctctttcttcttcttcttctttttcttctttccccTCCCACCAGATCAGAAGTGCAACAGCGGTGAGCTCAAATCCTCGACTATGGAACCAACTGCTTTTACACATTCCTCTTCTCTCACTAGATTCCCTTTCCCTCTCAAAGCCACTCTCCGTCTCAACTCCTTACTTCTTCAACCTACCACTCTTCCCATTCACACCTCTCCCCGCCGATCAGTTCATCTACTGACCAAATCAGCCTGCGAAAACCACAGTCACCATCACCACCACGAGCACGAGCACGAtcatcaccaccaccatcatcacCGACATTGTTGTTCCGTGGGACAAACGGCATCGAACTATCCTCAGAAAGTGCTGATCGAGTTCGCTAAGGCTATTGGATGGATTCGATTAGCCAACTTCCTCAGAGAACACCTCCACTTGTGCTGCTCCTCAGCCGTGCTCTTCATTGCCGCCGCGGCTTGCCCTTACTTGATTCCTAAGCCTTACATCAAACCTCTTCAGAACTCCTTCATGATTGTTGCTTTCCCTTTCGTTGGA ATCTCAGCATCACTTGACGCAATTATGGATGTAGCTGGAGGAAAAGTGAACATCCATGTTCTAATGGCATTAGCAGCTTTTGCATCTGTGTTTATGGGAAACGCGTTGGAAGGAGGATTGCTTCTTTCCATGTTCAATCTTGCTCATATTG CTGAGGAATTCTTTACTAGGCGTTCCATGGTCGATGTTAAAGAGTTAAAGGAGAGTAATCCAGAGACTGCACTGGTGATTGATGTGGATAATGACAATGTACCAAACTTCTTTGATTTGTCATACAAAAGCGTCCATTTGCACAATGTAGAAGTTGGATCCTATATATTAGTAGGAACTGGTGAG ATAGTGCCTGTGGATTGCCAAGTCTATCAAGGTAATGCAACTATAACGGTTGAGCACTTGACTGGTGAGGTGAAGCCATTGGAAGCAAAAGCTGGAGAGAGAGTGCCTGGTGGTGCGAGGAATTTGGATGGAAGAATTATTGTGAAG GTTATGAAGGCATGGAATGAGTCGACACTAAATAGGATTCTACAGTTGACTGAGGAAGCAAACTCTAATAAACCCAAAATTCAGAGATGGCTGGATGAGTTTGGTGAGATTTACAGCAAGGTGGTGGTTGTTTTATCAGTATCTATTGCCTTCCTTGGTCCAGTTTTTTTCAAATGGCCCTTTCTCAGCACCATAG CATGTAGAGGATCTGTTTACAGAGCATTAGGATTTATGATGGCGGCATCACCGTGTGCCTTGGCAGTTGCTCCATTAGCTTATGCTACTGCTATTAGCTCATGTGCCAGAAAG GGAATATTGCTGAAAGGTGGACAGGTACTGGATGCTTTAGCTTCTTGCCATACTATTGGCTTTGACAAAACCGGGACCTTGACAACCGGTGGCCTTACATGCAAAGCAATTGAACCCATTTATGGGCATGAAGAAGGAAATAATGCAAGTGTAACACCCTGTTGTATCCCAAATTGTGAAAAAGAAGCATTAGCCGTTGTAGCTGCTATGGAAAAAGGTACAACGCATCCTATTGGAAG AGCCATGGTAGACCACAGTATTGGCAAGGACCTGCCTTCTGTATCTGTTGAAAGCTTTGAGTATTTTCCTGGCAGAGGCCTTACTGCTACAGTTAACTGTGTTCAG TCGGTAACTGAAGACAGTAAAGTGCAGAAAGCGTCACTTGGTTCTGTAGAATTCATCACTTCACTCTTCAAATCGCAAGACGAGTCTAGGAAGATCAAGGATGCTGTAAACTCATCTTCGTACGGAAATGACTTTGTTCATGCCCTTCTTTCGCTTGATCAAAAG GTAACATTGATTCACCTCGAGGATCAGCCTCGTCCAGAGGTACCAAAAGTTATAGCAGAACTAAAAAGCTGGGGTAGGCTTAGGATAATGATGTTAACCGGAGACCATGAGTCAAGTGCTTGGCGAGTTGCAAATGCTGTGGGTATTGATGAAGTCTATTGTAACCTAAAACCAGAAGACAAACTTAATCATGTCAAAAACATCTCAAGAGATTCAG GTGGAGGATTAATCATGGTGGGAGAAGGCATTAACGATGGTCCAGCTTTAGCAGCTGCAACTGTAGGGTTTGTTCTTGCTCAACGTGCAAGTGGCACGGCTATAGCGGTTGCTGATGTCTTACTGCTTCGAGACAACATCACTGGTGTTCCCTTCTGTATTGCAAAATCCCGTCAAACAACATCACTG GTTAAGCAAAACGTGGCTATTGCGTTAACCTCGATACTCTTGGCCGCTCTCCCATCAGTTCTCGGATATCTTCCTTTATGGTTAACG GTGCTGTTGCATGAAGGTGGAACGCTTCTTGTTTGCCTTAACTCGATACGCGGTTTAAACGATCCATCATGA
- the LOC103842418 gene encoding polyadenylate-binding protein 4 isoform X2: MAQAPPPSSSPPATTVASDGLNLGSMCSLYIGDLDFSVTDSQLYDYFTKVCQVVSVRVCRDSATNASLGYGYVNYCNMDDAEKAIKKLNFTHLNGKMIRVTHSTRDNAARRSGVGNLFVKNLDKSVDNKTLHDTFSECGNIVSCKVATDHMGQSRGYGFVQFESEDSAKTATEKLNGRLLNDKEIFVGPFLRKEERESASDKTKFTNVYVKNLSETTTDDELKAAFGEYGGISSAVVMKDGDGKSRCFGFVNFEDAGDAARAVEGLNGKKFDDDKEWYVGKAQKKSEREVELSRRYEQGVRETAGNGFDGLNLYVKNLDETVTDEKLRELFAEFGTITSCKVMRDPSGISKGSGFVALSAASEPSRVLNEMNGKMVSGKPLYVSLAQRKEERRATLQAQFSQMRPAFVPGMSPSVPIFPGGGAPGIGQPMFYGQGPPLIIPHQMVPGMRPGFFGPMMQQGPRPGDGPMRHQPQQPMPFMQPQMMPRGRGYRYPPGRNMPEDLMPGGRVPLPFDTNGVPLGQHLDADALSSSLASSLAQASPAQQRTLLGESLYPLVNLIEHVNAAKVTGMLLEMDQTEVLHLLESPEALNAKVSEALDVLRNVNQPSDLLAALTIHDH; this comes from the exons atggcTCAGGCTCCTCCTCCTTCGTCTTCTCCTCCTGCTACAACGGTGGCTTCTGATGGACTCAATCTCGGTTCTATGTGCTCTCTCTACATCGGAGATCTGGATTTCAGCGTCACTGATTCTCAGCTCTACGACTATTTCACCAAGGTCTGTCAGGTTGTATCCGTTCGCGTTTGCCGTGACTCAGCAACCAATGCTTCTCTTGGATACGGCTACGTCAACTACTGCAACATGGATGATG CGGAAAAGGCAATCAAGAAGCTTAACTTCACTCATCTCAATGGCAAGATGATCCGTGTTACTCACTCTACTCGTGACAATGCTGCTCGTAGAAGTGGGGTTGGCAACTTGTTCGTCAAGAATCTGGACAAGTCAGTTGACAACAAGACGCTTCACGATACCTTCTCAGAGTGCGGAAACATCGTGTCCTGCAAGGTCGCTACTGACCACATGGGCCAGTCCAGAGGCTACGGTTTCGTGCAGTTCGAGAGCGAGGACTCAGCTAAAACCGCCACCGAGAAGCTCAACGGTAGACTCCTCAACGACAAAGAGATCTTCGTCGGACCGTTTCTCCGGAAGGAGGAGCGTGAGTCTGCTTCCGATAAGACCAAGTTCACCAATGTCTACGTGAAGAATCTCTCGGAGACGACTACTGACGATGAGCTGAAGGCTGCTTTTGGCGAGTACGGTGGGATCTCGAGCGCTGTGGTTATGAAGGACGGAGACGGGAAGTCAAGGTGTTTCGGGTTTGTCAACTTCGAGGATGCTGGAGACGCGGCTCGTGCTGTTGAGGGGCTTAACGGGAAGAAGTTTGATGATGACAAGGAGTGGTATGTTGGTAAAGCTCAGAAGAAGTCCGAGAGGGAAGTTGAGCTGAGCAGAAGGTATGAGCAAGGCGTGAGGGAGACGGCGGGGAACGGATTCGATGGTTTGAATTTGTATGTTAAGAACCTTGACGAGACCGTCACGGATGAGAAGTTGCGTGAGCTGTTTGCTGAGTTTGGTACTATTACTTCCTGCAAG GTTATGAGAGACCCTAGTGGAATTAGCAAAGGATCAGGATTTGTTGCCTTATCTGCTGCCAGTGAACCTTCTAGAGTG CTGAACGAGATGAATGGTAAAATGGTTAGTGGCAAACCGTTGTATGTGTCTCTTGCACAAAGGAAGGAAGAAAGAAGGGCTACCCTGCAG GCACAGTTTTCTCAGATGAGACCTGCCTTTGTCCCTGGGATGAGTCCTAGTGTGCCAATATTCCCAGGTGGTGGTGCTCCAGGTATTGGACAGCCCATGTTCTACGGTCAAGGGCCTCCACTAATCATCCCTCACCAG ATGGTTCCTGGAATGAGGCCAGGCTTTTTTGGGCCGATGATGCAGCAAGGCCCACGACCAGGTGATGGGCCCATGCGCCATCAGCCTCAGCAACCAATGCCTTTTATGCAGCCACAG ATGATGCCAAGAGGACGTGGATACCGTTACCCTCCTGGTAGAAACATGCCAGAAGATCTAATGCCAGGAGGAAGGGTTCCATTGCCTTTTGACACTAATGGAGTGCCTCTTGGTCAGCATTTGGACGCCGATGCATTGTCTTCTTCCCTTGCTTCTTCCCTTGCTCAAGCTTCCCCTGCTCAGCAGAGAACT CTTCTGGGTGAGAGTCTGTACCCATTAGTGAACCTGATAGAGCACGTGAACGCTGCCAAAGTGACGGGTATGCTTTTGGAGATGGATCAGACCGAAGTTTTGCATCTGCTCGAGTCACCTGAGGCTCTAAATGCTAAAGTTTCAGAGGCATTGGATGTGTTGAGAAACGTGAATCAGCCAAGTGATCTCTTGGCTGCACTTACCATTCATGATCACTGA